The following proteins are encoded in a genomic region of Hyla sarda isolate aHylSar1 chromosome 3, aHylSar1.hap1, whole genome shotgun sequence:
- the DLL1 gene encoding delta-like protein 1 gives MGPQSAISLLIVAALLCQVSCSGLFELKLQEFVNKKGPSGNVNCCRGGTSASLGLQQCDCKTFFRICLKHYQTSVSPEPPCTYGSAITPVLGSNSFNVPETVSSDPSFTNPIRFTFGFTWPGTFSLIIEALHTDSPDDLNTENPERLISRLATQRHLTVGDEWSQDLHSSGRTELKYSYRFVCDEYYYGEGCSDYCRPRDDAFGHFYCGEKGEKICNPGWKGQYCTEPICLPGCDEHHGYCEKPGECKCRVGWQGRYCDECIRYPGCLHGTCQQPWQCNCQEGWGGLFCNQDLNYCTHHKPCKNGATCTNTGQGSYTCSCRPGYTGSNCEIEINECDANPCKNGGSCTDLENSYSCACPPGFYGKNCELSAMTCADGPCFNGGRCSDNPDGGYSCLCPFTYSGFNCEKKIDYCSSNPCANGARCEDLGNSYICQCQEGFSGRHCDDNLDDCTSFPCQNGGTCQDGINDYSCTCPPGYTGKNCSMPVSKCEHNPCHNGATCHERNNRYVCECAHGYGGLNCQFLLPEKSTETLEMPSDKFPWIAVCAGIILVLLLLLGCAAVVVYVRLKVHRNRHMPAATRGETKTMNNLATCHREKDISVSVIGTTQIKNTNKKVDFLSESNNDKNGFKTRYPSVDYNLVHELKNEDTTKEERRKCEAKCSSSDSDSEDLHSSHLKSDSSEKRRPDSNYSSKDTKYQSVYVISDEKDECIIATEV, from the exons ATGGGACCTCAGTCCGCCATCAGCCTCCTCATTGTGGCCGCGCTCCTGTGCCAG GTCTCTTGCTCTGGACTCTTTGAGCTGAAGCTGCAGGAGTTTGTCAATAAGAAGGGTCCAAGCGGTAACGTGAACTGCTGCCGCGGTGGGACGTCTGCTTCTTTGGGGCTGCAGCAATGCGATTGTAAGACCTTCTTCAGGATCTGCCTGAAACACTACCAGACCAGCGTGTCCCCGGAGCCCCCCTGCACCTATGGCAGCGCTATCACCCCCGTGCTGGGCTCCAACTCGTTCAACGTCCCGGAGACCGTCAGCTCGGACCCCAGTTTTACCAACCCCATCCGCTTCACCTTTGGATTCACCTGGCCT GGTACCTTCTCCCTTATCATTGAAGCACTGCACACCGACTCTCCAGATGATCTGAACACAG AGAACCCTGAGCGTCTCATCAGCCGTCTCGCCACCCAGAGACATCTGACGGTGGGTGATGAGTGGTCCCAGGATTTACACAGCAGTGGCCGCACCGAGCTCAAATACTCCTACCGCTTTGTGTGTGATGAATACTACTATGGAGAAGGATGCTCTGACTACTGCCGGCCCAGGGATGATGCTTTTGGACACTTTTACTGTGGCGAGAAAGGAGAAAAGATCTGCAATCCTGGATGGAAGGGACAGTACTGCACAGAAC CAATCTGTCTTCCTGGATGTGATGAGCACCATGGTTATTGTGAGAAGCCTGGGGAGTGCAA ATGCCGTGTAGGTTGGCAAGGTCGCTACTGCGATGAATGTATCCGCTATCCAGGTTGTCTGCACGGTACATGCCAACAGCCCTGGCAATGCAACTGTCAAGAAGGATGGGGTGGACTTTTCTGTAACCAAG ATCTTAACTACTGCACACATCATAAACCTTGCAAAAATGGAGCCACCTGCACCAACACAGGCCAAGGAAGCTACACTTGCTCTTGCCGTCCAGGCTACACTGGATCCAACTGTGAGATTGAGATCAACGAATGTGATGCCAACCCCTGCAAAAATGGAGGAAGCTGCACT GACCTAGAAAACAGTTATTCCTGTGCATGCCCACCAGGATTCTATGGTAAAAATTGTGAGCTGAGTGCTATGACTTGTGCTGATGGACCATGCTTCAATGGCGGCAGATGCAGCGATAACCCAGATGGTGGATACAGCTGCCTCTGCCCATTCACTTACTCCGGCTTCAACTGTGAAAAGAAGATTGATTATTGCAGttccaacccatgtgccaatG GAGCTCGCTGTGAAGACCTTGGAAATTCCTACATATGCCAGTGCCAGGAAGGCTTCTCTGGGAGACACTGTGACGATAACCTTGATGACTGTACTTCCTTCCCCTGCCAAAATGGCGGCACATGCCAGGATGGGATTAATGACTACTCCTGTACATGCCCTCCTGGGTACACTGGGAAAAATTGCAGCATGCCTGTCAGCAAATGTGAGCACAACCCATGCCACAATGGGGCAACGTGCCATGAGAGAAACAACCGTTATGTGTGCGAATGTGCTCATGGCTATGGAGGACTTAACTGCCAGTTTTTGTTGCCTGAAAAAAGCACTGAAACCTTAGAAATGCCTAGTGACAAGTTCCCCTGGATTGCAGTGTGTGCTGGAATTATCCTTGTACTATTGCTCCTCCTAGGCTGTGCCGCTGTAGTTGTTTATGTGCGTCTTAAGGTGCATAGGAATCGTCACATGCCTGCAGCTACTCGTGGGGAGACCAAGACCATGAATAATTTGGCAACCTGCCATCGCGAAAAGGACATTTCTGTAAGCGTTATAGGCACCACTCAGATTAAAAACACTAACAAGAAGGTGGACTTTCTCAGTGAAAGCAATAATGACAAAAATGGCTTCAAGACTCGATACCCATCTGTGGATTACAATTTAGTACATGAGCTAAAAAATGAGGACACTACCAAGGAGGAGCGGAGGAAATGTGAGGCCAAGTGCAGCTCAAGTGACTCAGACTCAGAAGACTTACACTCTTCACACTTAAAAAG CGATTCTTCCGAAAAACGGAGACCAGACTCAAATTACTCATCAAAAGACACAAAGTATCAGTCGGTATATGTCATATCAGACGAGAAAGATGAATGCATCATAGCAACTGAG